A window of the Gossypium hirsutum isolate 1008001.06 chromosome A05, Gossypium_hirsutum_v2.1, whole genome shotgun sequence genome harbors these coding sequences:
- the LOC107957919 gene encoding membrane-anchored ubiquitin-fold protein 6 isoform X3, with translation MAGEDLVELKFRLADGTDIGPSKYSPATTVASLKEIILAQWPKDKENCPKTTQDVKLINGGKILENNSTLADCTLLVGELPGGVITMHVVLRLPLSDKNNGFFK, from the exons ATGGCTGGTGAAGATTTGGTGGAACTCAAATTCAGGCTTGCAGATGGAACTGACATTGGTCCAAGCAAGTACAGTCCAGCTACAACTGTGGCATCTCTCAAAGAGATAATACTTGCTCAGTGGCCTAAAG ACAAAGAAAATTGCCCAAAGACAACACAAGATGTGAAGCTAATTAATGGTGGAAAGATACTTGAAAACAACAGCACACTTGCTGACTGCACACTACTGGTTGGTGAACTTCCGGGTGGTGTAATCACAATGCATGTGGTTCTTCGCCTTCCTTTGTCAGACAAAAACAATG GATTTTTCAAGTGA
- the LOC107957919 gene encoding membrane-anchored ubiquitin-fold protein 6 isoform X2, with protein MAGEDLVELKFRLADGTDIGPSKYSPATTVASLKEIILAQWPKDKENCPKTTQDVKLINGGKILENNSTLADCTLLVGELPGGVITMHVVLRLPLSDKNNEHVNLYGD; from the exons ATGGCTGGTGAAGATTTGGTGGAACTCAAATTCAGGCTTGCAGATGGAACTGACATTGGTCCAAGCAAGTACAGTCCAGCTACAACTGTGGCATCTCTCAAAGAGATAATACTTGCTCAGTGGCCTAAAG ACAAAGAAAATTGCCCAAAGACAACACAAGATGTGAAGCTAATTAATGGTGGAAAGATACTTGAAAACAACAGCACACTTGCTGACTGCACACTACTGGTTGGTGAACTTCCGGGTGGTGTAATCACAATGCATGTGGTTCTTCGCCTTCCTTTGTCAGACAAAAACAATG AGCATGTCAACTTATATGGTGATTAA
- the LOC107957919 gene encoding membrane-anchored ubiquitin-fold protein 6 isoform X1 → MAGEDLVELKFRLADGTDIGPSKYSPATTVASLKEIILAQWPKDKENCPKTTQDVKLINGGKILENNSTLADCTLLVGELPGGVITMHVVLRLPLSDKNNEKQQDDTPKKSGCSCTIL, encoded by the exons ATGGCTGGTGAAGATTTGGTGGAACTCAAATTCAGGCTTGCAGATGGAACTGACATTGGTCCAAGCAAGTACAGTCCAGCTACAACTGTGGCATCTCTCAAAGAGATAATACTTGCTCAGTGGCCTAAAG ACAAAGAAAATTGCCCAAAGACAACACAAGATGTGAAGCTAATTAATGGTGGAAAGATACTTGAAAACAACAGCACACTTGCTGACTGCACACTACTGGTTGGTGAACTTCCGGGTGGTGTAATCACAATGCATGTGGTTCTTCGCCTTCCTTTGTCAGACAAAAACAATG AGAAACAACAGGATGATACTCCAAAGAAAAGTGGCTGTTCCTGCACCATCTTGTAG